GAAGTGATGTTTATCACTACCGCAAACTCATTGGACACCATTCCAGCTCCTCTGAGAGACCGGATGGAAATCATCGAATTTACCAGCTATCTGGAACACGATAAGATCGCCATCGCCAAAGCCTATCTGATTCCACGGGAAAAAGAGGACAACGGATTGAGTGGGAAGAAGGTTACCGTAAGTACAAGCGCTTTGAAGGAATTGATAAGATACTATGTGAGAGAAGCAGGTGTGAGAAACCTGCAGCGCAGAATTGGCTCTATCTTTCGTAAGATTGCTCGGGAGGCCGCTGCCGGAGCAGACGGACCCTGGAGTGTGAAAGCTAGCGATATCAACAAATACCTGGGACCGCGAAAATTCAGCTTGGAACTGGCCAACCGCAAGTCTGAGATCGGCGTAGCAACGGGCTTGGCATGGACCAGTTATGGCGGAGAAATCCTCTTTTGTGAGGCTACCCGTATGCCTGGGAAAGGTGCGGTGATCCTTACCGGGCTTTTGGGTGAGGTAATGAAGGAATCCGCCCGCATAGCCATCAGCTATCTGAAAGCCAACCATCAACAGTACAAGATCAATCCCAAAGATTTTGGCACATACGATATCCATATCCACTTCCCTGCTGGATCGGTGCCCAAAGACGGCCCCTCTGCAGGAATAACTCTCACCACCGCTCTGGCATCGCTCTTTATGCAACGCAAGGTAAAACACGATATCGCGATGACCGGAGAGTTGACGCTGCAAGGCAAGGTGTTGCCCATCGGCGGCTTGAAAGAAAAGATGCTTGCGGCAAAGCGTGCCGGCATCCGGAAACTGATCATTCCCGAAGAAAACCGGGAAAGCTTAGCGGATTTCTCTGAAGAAATACTCAGCGGGATGGAAATCAATTACGTCTCGGAAGTATCGGAAGTACTAAAAAAAGTAATCATGCCTGCCAAAGAAAAGTAATACAGATGGAACGCTATCCAAACATAAACATCCTGCTAAACTTGCCCCAGAGATACATTCCCAAAGCGGAGTTTGTGTTTCGCACCTTCTGTTATATATTGCGCCTTAGTCCGAAGTTCATCTATGGATCTCATTTTGAGGCGGCTCATCTATATTATGGGCCCCGTCCTACGCGAGAGTATCCGGTACGGATCGAGTTTGACCCACAAACGGCAGAGTTCTTTGAAAAGCGCGAGCTTTATCCTTTGGAAAAGGTGAATTTTTGCACTTTCAAAAATCATCATCTTCCCTTCCTCTTTTCCATGGGAGGGCCGATCTTTTCTTTCTCTGAGGAAAGCTGCATCCTGCGTAAAGATATCGTGGCGGGAGGTTTCTATTTCCTGACCTGCTGGCACGAATACATCCGAAGCAATATGGGTTTGCCCCGAGGTCGGGTAGATTATAAGGAAAGTCTGCAATACCGGTGGGATTTTACCGAGACACCGGTGGTGGATGTGTATTGTCAGGCGCTTTCTTATGCTATGCAACAGACTTTACCGGAGTTTGTACGTGAGACTGCCTGGCAGGAAACAAAGCGCTTTGCCATGAGCTTGTCTCACGACATCGATTATTGGCGGTTTTGGGACAAAAACAGCATTAGTAAGACAGAGAAATACAATCTTCGTACCATGCTCAAACGCCCATTGAATGCGAGCTACAAGCTATTGGGACATAGTTTGCACAAGAGGTTTATATACAATCACTACAAGCTGCTAAGCAAGATGTTGCAGAAAGAACAGGAACTAAAGGTAAAATCAACCTGGTTTCTGATGGCTTCCACTTCATTTGAAGACCAGCGGCAGAACTACATCTCGGATATGGTGTTTCGCGAGGAGATCATCGATCTGCTGGGTCAGGAAGATGTGGGTCTGCATGGCTCTCCGAAATCCGCTTACGATCCGGAAGTTCTGAGGACAGAATTGGCCCGGCTGCGTGATCTGGGCTTCTCTGTGGAGGGATTTAGAACCCACTATCTGCATTTCGATTATCAAAAGAGCTTTGCCAATCTGGAAGCTGAAGGAATCAAGTATGACAGCACTCTGGGATATTGGGAAAACATCGGCTTCAGAGCGGGAATATCCTTCCCATTCTATCCTTTTAATATCCAGGAAAACCGGCCGTTCCGTGTGCTGGAGATACCCTTGATCGTAATGGATACCAGTCTGTATTCATCCAGGGCGATGGACATGAGTAGAAATGGGGCAAAGCTGGCTTTGCGTCGTTTGATCGATGTGGCGGGATTGTATCAGTCTCATTTGTCCCTGCTGTGGCACAATACCACATTCGATCCCATCGACTATCCAGGTTGGGGTAGCTTGTATTGGCAGACTATCCGCTACGCTTTGCGGCAGCGAGGATGGATCACATCGCTGACAGATATTTATGAAGAATGGGTAACCTTGAGCTACTAAAGGGAAAAGTATGATATCCGCCTTCTGGAAAATCTGGTTTATTTGCTTTATGTTTGTCTGCCTTTTGGCGTATATCCTCTTGATTATCTGCAAAGTACTGCTGCCAAAAGGAGCTTATCGCAAGGTTGTGTATATCTTTGTTCGGTATTGGGGCAGAACCACAGTGCTAAGCACAGGCTCAAAGGTGGAAGTATGTGGTCTGGATAAACTCCCCTACAGCCAGAGTATCTGTTTCATCTCAAACCATCAGGGTATGTTCGACATTCCACTGTTCCTGGGCTTCATTGGTCGCCCCGGAGGTTTCATTGCCAAGAAGGAGCTTTTTAAGATACCGGTTTTATCCTGGTGGATGAAAGAGATACCTTGTGTGTTTATCGACCGCTCTTCCGCACGTAAGGCTATTGAGACCTTTCAAAAGAGCGCAGAAGTGATCAAGGCGGGGCATCCCATGGTGATCTTCCCGGAAGGGACCAGAAGCCAAAGTGACATGATGGGGGATTTTCATCTAGGCAGCTTCAAACTGCCGGCCATGGCGGAAGCTACCATCGTGCCGCTGGTCATCAAAAACACTTGGCGAGTGTATGAGACAGATAAGCAAATCAAACCCGCAGAACTTAAAATGAGGGTCCTGGAGCCAATAGAACCCCATGATACAATATATAAAGATAAACACGCGCTGGCAGAAGAGATTTACAATCGCATCAAAACGGCATTAGCGGAGATGTGACCTTACACTACCAGTTTTAAAGGAGCAACTATGCGTAAAATGTTTATACTTGCTATCTTGCTGCTGCAAACAGCACTCTTGCTGGCATATCTGGACTTTGAAAAGATATACGGCTTCGATCTGGGAAATCCTTATAGCTTTGTAGTTCCTATTAGCGGAGAGGGAAGCTATTACTATCTGGAAACTGGTGGCGTGGTGGAAGCCCAATTGATGCCATGGATGCAAGGTTGGAAACAAGGCAACGTAAATGAATCAACTTATGTTGGCTTCAAAACCAGTATTATTGACTTGTTGAACCCTATCTATAGCCCCTCGGAACCGGCCTTTGTCGCCTACACTCCCTTTCAAACCGACCCTCAGGGAGATCAGGCTATCGAGGATGCAAACCTGGATATCTTGGAAAGCAGAGTCTCCTTCGGCGATGATCGTCTGTATTATGCTATCCGCAACGCTACTGGGCTATATCCTCTGAATTCCGGCTTCAATTTCAACGCCTATATGCCCATCCTGGCAAATCCGAACTTCGATATTGAGAATGCTCCTGTTGCTTATGGGTTGGTATATACGGTGAATATGGGAACGCTCCTGAGTCCCGGCCTCTATAAGATTACGGGTACCACTCTGGAAGGAGTACAGCGTCTGGGAGATATCCAGTTTTCCGTGCAAGGAGAATGGCTATTGCTTTCGTGCGCATTATCTGATCTGTATGCTGATCCGGATATGGGGGAGTGGTTGATACCGGATTATCCCATGTTTGCTTCCGCAACAGCTACAGGGCAACTAAACTTGAGTACCGGTATTCAAGCAGGAGATTACAGTATCCCCGGCTTAATCTTGTTAAAACCTCAGTTTGTGAACTCAGAGAACAGTTTCAGCCCTGTACTAAGTGACATCAGCTACGAATTGAATCCGGATGCTACCCTCTTGAATAACTTCTTTGTAACCTACTCCGATGCAGACGCTAATGTGCCTCATCAAGCATATCTCAGCATCGATGGTGCCGCTCAATACCTACTGGAATTGCAGAATCCCGATACTGTGGATTTTGGAATTAATGCTTTGTATGGTATTGGAAGTCTCGATCTGCCTCAGAATTGGGAGTCCCTAGATATCGTGTTTTCCGATGGTGCGGCTTTCGTGGAGGAACACATCGCCAATCCCTCAGCGACTGATGATGAGATCCAGATTCCGGCTTTTGCGCTCCATATATACCCCAATCCAGTCAGATCGCAGCTAAAGATCAGTTCAGCTTTGCCTTCTGCTACCTCAGCAGCGATCTACAATCTGCGGGGTCAGAAGCTGCAGGATTTGCGGTTTGAAAGCGGGAAAAGCGAATCTATACTGGATCTCAGTCATTATCCAGCGGGTATTTATCTCCTGAAAGGAAAGGGGATCAGAACCCAGAAGTTTGCCATAGTACACTGATCCTCCTCTCTTGGGGAGAGGTCTCATATTGACGTATTCGCTTTTGTAGCGGGGCTTTAGCGTATATACCAGAGAAGGGCAGAGAAACGGATAACTGACTATTTTTCTCAGATAGTCAGAAATCAGTTGACAAATGTTCCGAGTTTCCCAATCTGACGCCAAAACATTGTTTGCTCTTCCGCAACTTGCCTAGAAATCGGCAGATACGGTAGAAACAGACTGGATTACGGCATCATTAGCTTGCCCTTCCACCAAACAACGATTTTTGAAAACTGGGAGAATATGAGAAAGAAGATTTGATATGAACCAAAGCAAGGATAAGAGACAGATAATCCTCGATATAGCCGCGAGGATTTTTTTACGTTATGGCTATTCAAAGACTTCGCTGGACGAGATTGCCGCAGAAGCAAGAATCGCCAAGGGGAC
This sequence is a window from Candidatus Cloacimonadota bacterium. Protein-coding genes within it:
- a CDS encoding polysaccharide deacetylase family protein, with the protein product MERYPNINILLNLPQRYIPKAEFVFRTFCYILRLSPKFIYGSHFEAAHLYYGPRPTREYPVRIEFDPQTAEFFEKRELYPLEKVNFCTFKNHHLPFLFSMGGPIFSFSEESCILRKDIVAGGFYFLTCWHEYIRSNMGLPRGRVDYKESLQYRWDFTETPVVDVYCQALSYAMQQTLPEFVRETAWQETKRFAMSLSHDIDYWRFWDKNSISKTEKYNLRTMLKRPLNASYKLLGHSLHKRFIYNHYKLLSKMLQKEQELKVKSTWFLMASTSFEDQRQNYISDMVFREEIIDLLGQEDVGLHGSPKSAYDPEVLRTELARLRDLGFSVEGFRTHYLHFDYQKSFANLEAEGIKYDSTLGYWENIGFRAGISFPFYPFNIQENRPFRVLEIPLIVMDTSLYSSRAMDMSRNGAKLALRRLIDVAGLYQSHLSLLWHNTTFDPIDYPGWGSLYWQTIRYALRQRGWITSLTDIYEEWVTLSY
- a CDS encoding lysophospholipid acyltransferase family protein; amino-acid sequence: MISAFWKIWFICFMFVCLLAYILLIICKVLLPKGAYRKVVYIFVRYWGRTTVLSTGSKVEVCGLDKLPYSQSICFISNHQGMFDIPLFLGFIGRPGGFIAKKELFKIPVLSWWMKEIPCVFIDRSSARKAIETFQKSAEVIKAGHPMVIFPEGTRSQSDMMGDFHLGSFKLPAMAEATIVPLVIKNTWRVYETDKQIKPAELKMRVLEPIEPHDTIYKDKHALAEEIYNRIKTALAEM
- a CDS encoding T9SS type A sorting domain-containing protein, whose amino-acid sequence is MRKMFILAILLLQTALLLAYLDFEKIYGFDLGNPYSFVVPISGEGSYYYLETGGVVEAQLMPWMQGWKQGNVNESTYVGFKTSIIDLLNPIYSPSEPAFVAYTPFQTDPQGDQAIEDANLDILESRVSFGDDRLYYAIRNATGLYPLNSGFNFNAYMPILANPNFDIENAPVAYGLVYTVNMGTLLSPGLYKITGTTLEGVQRLGDIQFSVQGEWLLLSCALSDLYADPDMGEWLIPDYPMFASATATGQLNLSTGIQAGDYSIPGLILLKPQFVNSENSFSPVLSDISYELNPDATLLNNFFVTYSDADANVPHQAYLSIDGAAQYLLELQNPDTVDFGINALYGIGSLDLPQNWESLDIVFSDGAAFVEEHIANPSATDDEIQIPAFALHIYPNPVRSQLKISSALPSATSAAIYNLRGQKLQDLRFESGKSESILDLSHYPAGIYLLKGKGIRTQKFAIVH